One stretch of Juglans microcarpa x Juglans regia isolate MS1-56 chromosome 3D, Jm3101_v1.0, whole genome shotgun sequence DNA includes these proteins:
- the LOC121256064 gene encoding UPF0481 protein At3g47200-like: protein MGDSKWVIDVNDGVKKMGDTSKGRQQWEKHSIYEVPATVKDLNKKAYMPQTVSFGPYHHGEAHLKRMEEHKHRALLHFLRRCGKPVESCLDALDKVVQDLKDSYEPLDPKWADDTAGFLKMMTLDGCFMLEILRASVDESNDYDSKDPIFSKHGKLYIMPHIRRDMLMLENQIPMRVLEQLLEVEKGFNDVNNPVKDKKSVNQLVLKSWFPKPHYSDMGDSLHVLDVYRKSLLQQKGNHKKKHEGRPLVQDKPSGDEIVRSATELNEAGIRFKVNKNASLKDITFAGGVLRLPLIIVDDATESIFLNLIAFERFHVGAGNEITSYIFFMDNIIDNAMDVALLHSSGIIQNAIGSDKAVAKLFNSLSKDITLDPESSLDVVHKMVSEYCKKRLNRWRANLIHTYFRNPWAILSLIAAIFLFALTIVQTVYTILGVK, encoded by the exons ATGGGAGATTCGAAATGGGTCATAGACGTCAACGATGGAGTAAAAAAAATGGGGGATACTTCAAAGGGGAGACAGCAGTGGGAAAAGCATTCAATCTATGAAGTACCTGCAACCGTTAAAGATCTAAACAAAAAGGCCTACATGCCGCAGACAGTCTCCTTCGGTCCTTACCATCATGGGGAAGCACATTTAAAGCGGATGGAGGAGCATAAGCACAGGGCATTGCTCCATTTCTTAAGGAGATGTGGAAAACCCGTTGAATCGTGCCTCGACGCTTTAGATAAGGTCGTGCAGGATTTGAAAGACTCGTACGAGCCGCTCGATCCCAAATGGGCAGACGACACAGCCGGATTCTTAAAAATGATGACTCTCGACGGATGCTTTATGCTGGAAATCCTTCGTGCCAGTGTAGATGAATCGAATGACTATGATTCCAAGGATCCAATATTCAGCAAACACGGGAAACTGTATATCATGCCCCATATCAGGCGCGACATGTTGATGCTTGAAAATCAGATCCCAATGCGGGTTCTTGAACAACTGCTTGAAGTTGAGAAAGGCTTCAACGACGTTAATAATCCAGTGAAG GATAAAAAGAGTGTCAATCAACTCGTACTCAAGTCTTGGTTCCCCAAACCCCATTACTCAGATATGGGCGATTCCCTGCACGTATTGGATGTTTATAGGAAGAGTCTGCTTCAGCAAAAGggaaaccataaaaaaaaacatgaggGGAGACCACTCGTACAGGACAAGCCAAGTGGTGACGAGATCGTAAGATCTGCAACAGAGCTTAATGAAGCCGGAATCCGGTTCAAGGTAAACAAAAATGCGAGCCTCAAAGACATCACTTTCGCCGGCGGGGTGCTTAGGCTTCCACTCATCATCGTGGACGATGCCACCGAGTCGATATTCCTGAACTTAATAGCCTTTGAGCGTTTCCATGTCGGGGCTGGCAACGAGATTACCTCTTATATCTTTTTCATGGACAACATCATCGACAATGCAATGGACGTTGCCCTCCTGCATTCGAGTGGCATCATACAGAATGCCATTGGAAGTGATAAAGCTGTCGCCAAGctcttcaactctctctctaagGATATAACGCTCGACCCAGAAAGTAGCCTCGATGTAGTGCATAAAATGGTCAGTGAATACTGCAAGAAGCGCTTGAATAGGTGGCGGGCCAATCTCATTCATACCTATTTCAGAAATCCCTGGGCTATTCTCTCCCTTATTGCTGCCATCTTCCTGTTTGCGCTCACCATAGTACAGACCGTATACACAATACTAGGTGTCAAATGA